One Microbacterium sp. zg-B96 genomic region harbors:
- a CDS encoding NAD(P)H-dependent oxidoreductase, with protein sequence MPELLVIIASTRPGRVGGAIGDWAAQGAREHGGFNVTVADLAQLDLPMLDEPNHPRMGQYLRDHTKEWSRLVASADAFLFVTPEYNYGPPASLLNAISYLFWEWAYKPVGFVSYGGIAAGLRGVQVLKQIVTTLRMVPIGDNVCIPFVAPLVKDGVFNPTPIVADTLPFHLDEVLRWTEALLPLQAQVPERRMELPPGAPKPGQIPAPVGV encoded by the coding sequence ATGCCTGAACTGCTCGTCATCATCGCCAGCACCAGACCAGGGCGCGTCGGGGGCGCCATCGGCGACTGGGCCGCCCAGGGCGCCCGCGAGCACGGCGGCTTCAACGTCACGGTCGCGGACCTGGCGCAACTCGACCTGCCCATGCTGGATGAGCCGAATCATCCGCGCATGGGGCAGTATCTGCGCGATCACACGAAGGAGTGGAGCCGACTCGTGGCCTCCGCCGACGCGTTCCTGTTCGTGACCCCGGAGTACAACTACGGGCCACCGGCGAGCCTGCTCAACGCGATCTCCTATCTTTTCTGGGAGTGGGCGTACAAGCCGGTCGGATTCGTCAGCTACGGCGGGATCGCAGCCGGCCTGCGGGGTGTCCAGGTGCTCAAGCAGATCGTCACGACACTGCGCATGGTGCCCATCGGCGACAACGTCTGCATCCCCTTCGTCGCTCCCCTTGTGAAGGACGGCGTGTTCAACCCGACTCCGATCGTCGCCGACACCCTGCCGTTCCACCTCGACGAGGTGCTGCGCTGGACGGAGGCGCTGCTCCCCCTGCAGGCGCAGGTGCCCGAGCGACGCATGGAGCTGCCGCCCGGCGCTCCGAAGCCGGGTCAGATTCCCGCACCCGTCGGCGTCTGA
- a CDS encoding fumarylacetoacetate hydrolase family protein, giving the protein MRIANLDSRAVLKTDDGWLDIERSSGGRFPADIQALYERWAEFTAWTEDATGHAVDVSADAVWGAPTPRPAQVFAIGLNYQSHVDESPVGVSPVPAVFTKFPSSVIGPYAEVVLPDGGNTDWEAEVVVVIGAAARNVSAADAWRYVAGLTIGQDLSERILQLGAHPPQFSLGKSFPGFSPMGPELVSVDEFDNPDDLGFGCAIDGEVMQDGRTRNLIFSIPTLIEHLSGVLKLSPGDIIFTGTPGGVGNAREPKRFLQPGEVLTTWVEGIGEMRNTFRPERAPRGPAFER; this is encoded by the coding sequence ATGCGCATCGCCAATCTCGACTCCCGCGCCGTACTGAAGACCGACGACGGGTGGCTCGACATCGAACGCAGCAGCGGCGGCCGCTTCCCGGCGGACATCCAGGCCCTCTACGAGCGGTGGGCGGAGTTCACCGCCTGGACCGAGGATGCCACCGGCCATGCTGTCGACGTCTCCGCCGACGCCGTCTGGGGCGCGCCGACACCTCGGCCGGCGCAGGTCTTCGCCATCGGCCTCAACTATCAGTCGCACGTCGACGAGAGCCCGGTGGGCGTGTCGCCGGTGCCGGCGGTGTTCACCAAGTTCCCGTCCAGTGTCATCGGGCCCTACGCCGAGGTCGTGCTGCCAGACGGCGGCAACACCGATTGGGAGGCGGAGGTCGTCGTCGTGATCGGCGCAGCGGCCCGCAACGTGAGCGCCGCCGATGCGTGGCGGTACGTCGCCGGGCTCACGATCGGACAGGATCTGTCCGAGCGGATCTTGCAACTCGGTGCGCATCCCCCGCAGTTCAGTCTCGGGAAGTCGTTCCCCGGCTTCAGCCCGATGGGGCCAGAGTTGGTCAGCGTCGACGAATTCGACAACCCCGATGACCTCGGCTTCGGGTGTGCGATCGACGGTGAGGTGATGCAGGACGGGCGCACCCGGAATCTGATCTTCTCCATCCCGACGCTCATCGAGCACTTGTCCGGCGTCCTGAAGCTCTCCCCGGGTGACATCATCTTCACCGGCACGCCCGGTGGTGTCGGCAACGCGCGCGAGCCCAAGCGGTTCCTTCAGCCCGGCGAGGTGCTCACCACGTGGGTAGAGGGCATCGGAGAGATGCGGAACACATTTCGGCCTGAGCGCGCACCGCGGGGCCCCGCCTTCGAGCGCTGA
- a CDS encoding VOC family protein: protein MSTETSVYATSPKPRPIRVPKLHHATFMTLEIDPMVRFYEAVCGLQPVFYSQDAAWLTNDEANHRIALLRIPGTKAPVDKPHTAGLHHTAFEYPDFDQWLDNYVRLRDMNIVPAFSMDHGMTMSIYYNDPDGNGIEIQVDNFHDWGKSTEWMWASREFSEDQLGPQFDPDKLVEARAAGLDHDEIHRRAYAGEYRPAVEVPNPAFPEVWADRIAANPALAAGVPFPTGA, encoded by the coding sequence ATGAGCACCGAGACATCCGTCTACGCCACGTCGCCCAAACCTCGCCCGATCCGCGTGCCCAAACTGCACCACGCCACGTTCATGACCCTCGAGATCGACCCCATGGTCCGGTTCTACGAGGCGGTGTGCGGCTTGCAGCCCGTCTTCTACTCGCAGGATGCTGCCTGGCTGACCAACGACGAGGCCAACCACCGCATCGCGCTGCTGCGCATTCCCGGTACGAAGGCGCCGGTGGACAAGCCGCACACCGCGGGGCTTCACCACACCGCGTTCGAGTACCCCGACTTCGACCAGTGGCTCGACAACTACGTGCGACTGCGCGACATGAACATCGTCCCGGCCTTCTCCATGGATCACGGCATGACCATGTCCATCTACTACAACGACCCCGATGGCAACGGCATCGAGATCCAGGTCGACAACTTCCACGACTGGGGCAAGTCGACCGAGTGGATGTGGGCGTCACGCGAATTCTCAGAAGATCAGCTCGGGCCGCAGTTCGACCCGGACAAACTGGTCGAGGCCCGTGCCGCCGGGCTGGACCACGACGAGATCCACCGCCGCGCCTACGCCGGCGAGTACCGCCCAGCCGTCGAAGTGCCCAACCCCGCCTTCCCCGAGGTGTGGGCCGACCGCATTGCGGCCAACCCGGCGCTCGCCGCCGGCGTGCCGTTCCCGACGGGGGCCTGA
- a CDS encoding acetoacetate--CoA ligase: MSDRAVPGVVPAPAPEIAWQPTPESIGSGRLWAFSEWLRERHGLTLREYPALWEWSVTDLGTFWDAVREFFGMVGDGLTAPALAEERMPGAVWYPHAAVNYAENVLRHATERPDDTALVHVEEDLTVQEWSWRELAGRVGAFQQRLRAADVQPGDRVGATLPNIPETLVAMLATVGLGAIWSVSSPDLAVTATVDRLRPLTPKVLIGVRGYTFKGDWFDTSAALAEIGEALPGTTVLVVDDAAGDLVEPTFHRVPFDAPLWVLFSSGTTGAPKGIVHGHGGMMLEAYKGIGLHYGLGAGHRYFTAANTSWMVWNTLGNTLLTGASVVTYAGALTWPRLDRQFEIVAVSRATMMSTGAAYLGVLEQSGLRPGDDWDLSALTEIMSTGSVLAPSTWRWVLDAVAPGVHLHSDSGGTDICSGFIGGNPWQPAIVGESQGPTLGHAIDVRREDGTSAGVGEVGEMTITKPTPSMPVAFWNDPDGALYRAAYFEQDPSVWTQGDWIRRTAHGGIVVEGRSDATLNRDGVRLGSADIYAALQTIPGLRAAVVLGVELPAGGYWMPLFVELADGAVLDEELEAQIRAGIRARASARHVPDIIEAAPAIPMTHAGKRIEIPLKKLFLGYPPERAVNRGALVDPGALDWFVTRADAFIEDEGVDRK, encoded by the coding sequence ATGAGTGACCGTGCCGTTCCCGGGGTAGTCCCGGCGCCCGCACCCGAGATCGCCTGGCAGCCGACCCCCGAGAGCATCGGGTCGGGCCGGCTGTGGGCGTTCAGCGAGTGGCTCCGGGAGCGGCACGGGCTCACCCTTCGTGAGTACCCCGCCCTCTGGGAATGGTCGGTCACGGACCTCGGCACGTTCTGGGACGCCGTGCGCGAGTTCTTCGGCATGGTCGGAGACGGGCTGACAGCCCCCGCCCTTGCGGAGGAGCGGATGCCGGGTGCCGTGTGGTATCCGCATGCAGCGGTCAACTACGCGGAGAACGTCCTGCGGCACGCGACGGAGCGCCCCGACGATACCGCGCTCGTCCACGTCGAGGAGGACTTGACCGTCCAGGAGTGGTCGTGGCGTGAGCTGGCCGGGCGCGTCGGCGCCTTCCAGCAGCGGCTGCGTGCCGCCGACGTGCAGCCGGGCGACCGAGTCGGCGCGACGCTCCCGAACATCCCCGAGACGCTCGTCGCGATGCTCGCGACCGTCGGCCTCGGAGCGATCTGGTCGGTCTCCTCGCCCGACCTCGCGGTCACGGCGACCGTGGACCGGCTGCGACCGTTGACACCGAAGGTGCTCATCGGGGTCCGCGGATACACCTTCAAGGGTGACTGGTTCGACACCTCCGCGGCTCTGGCCGAGATCGGCGAAGCCTTGCCGGGGACCACCGTCCTCGTGGTCGATGACGCCGCCGGCGACCTGGTGGAGCCGACGTTTCATCGCGTGCCCTTCGACGCGCCGCTGTGGGTGCTGTTCTCCTCCGGTACGACCGGCGCCCCCAAGGGGATCGTGCACGGTCACGGGGGCATGATGCTGGAGGCGTACAAGGGGATCGGGCTGCACTACGGCTTGGGCGCGGGTCACCGGTACTTCACGGCGGCCAACACCTCCTGGATGGTGTGGAACACGTTGGGCAATACCCTCCTCACGGGTGCGTCCGTGGTCACCTATGCCGGCGCCCTGACGTGGCCACGCCTCGATCGGCAGTTCGAGATCGTCGCTGTGTCGAGGGCCACGATGATGTCGACCGGCGCGGCCTACCTCGGTGTGCTCGAGCAGTCCGGGCTGCGCCCCGGCGACGACTGGGATCTCTCGGCGCTGACCGAGATCATGTCCACGGGATCGGTGCTCGCGCCGTCCACCTGGCGCTGGGTGCTCGACGCGGTCGCACCGGGCGTTCACCTGCACAGCGACTCCGGCGGTACGGATATCTGCAGCGGCTTCATCGGCGGAAACCCTTGGCAGCCGGCCATCGTCGGCGAGTCCCAGGGGCCGACGCTCGGCCATGCGATCGATGTGCGCCGCGAGGACGGCACATCCGCCGGCGTCGGCGAGGTGGGCGAGATGACGATCACCAAGCCCACTCCCTCGATGCCCGTTGCGTTCTGGAACGATCCCGACGGCGCCCTTTACCGCGCCGCCTACTTCGAGCAGGACCCCAGCGTGTGGACACAAGGCGACTGGATCCGCCGTACGGCGCACGGCGGCATCGTCGTCGAGGGCCGAAGCGACGCCACGCTCAACCGCGACGGCGTGCGGCTGGGCTCGGCCGACATATACGCCGCGCTCCAGACCATCCCGGGGCTGCGCGCAGCGGTGGTGCTGGGAGTGGAGCTGCCTGCTGGAGGCTACTGGATGCCGCTGTTCGTGGAGCTCGCCGACGGCGCGGTGCTCGACGAGGAACTGGAGGCGCAGATCCGTGCCGGCATCCGTGCCCGCGCCTCGGCGCGCCATGTGCCCGACATCATCGAGGCGGCACCCGCGATTCCGATGACGCACGCCGGCAAGCGGATCGAGATCCCGCTGAAGAAGCTCTTCCTGGGATACCCACCCGAGCGAGCGGTCAACCGCGGCGCCCTGGTCGACCCGGGCGCTCTCGACTGGTTCGTCACCCGGGCCGACGCCTTCATCGAAGACGAAGGGGTCGATCGGAAATGA
- a CDS encoding fumarylacetoacetate hydrolase family protein, with protein sequence MSVYENWSSFVDWADAEPAGDRTPWAESDLGVPVPRPPQVLAIGANYKDHAEEAGIPAPDDLIVFTKFVSSLAAPNATVSLTGDDVDYETEIVVVIGRGGHRIPRQDAWDHVAGIAVGQDYSDRAVQLRPPVPQFSLGKSYPNFGPFGPYVVTPDEFLDRDAISFSASLQRGQERIALQTGDTAQMFFPIAETVHRLSQIVTLLPGDILFTGTPAGVGKARGLMLRPGDRLTTVLDGFGSFTNEFLAAS encoded by the coding sequence ATGAGCGTCTACGAGAACTGGAGTTCCTTCGTCGACTGGGCGGACGCAGAGCCCGCCGGCGACCGGACTCCCTGGGCCGAGTCAGACCTCGGGGTGCCGGTGCCCCGGCCGCCGCAGGTGCTCGCCATCGGTGCGAATTACAAGGATCACGCGGAGGAGGCCGGCATCCCCGCCCCCGACGATCTCATCGTGTTCACGAAGTTCGTCTCCTCCCTGGCGGCCCCCAATGCGACGGTGTCGCTGACCGGCGACGACGTCGACTACGAGACGGAGATCGTCGTCGTGATCGGACGCGGAGGACACCGCATCCCCCGCCAGGATGCGTGGGACCATGTCGCCGGCATCGCCGTCGGCCAGGACTACAGCGACCGCGCCGTCCAACTCCGTCCTCCCGTTCCGCAGTTCTCGCTCGGCAAGTCGTACCCGAACTTCGGCCCCTTCGGGCCGTACGTCGTGACGCCTGACGAGTTCCTCGACCGTGACGCCATCAGCTTCTCGGCCTCGCTCCAGCGAGGGCAGGAGAGGATCGCGCTGCAGACCGGTGACACGGCGCAGATGTTCTTCCCGATCGCGGAGACGGTCCACCGCCTCTCGCAGATCGTCACCCTTCTGCCGGGTGACATTCTGTTCACCGGCACCCCGGCCGGTGTCGGCAAGGCGCGGGGGCTCATGCTGCGCCCCGGCGACCGGCTGACGACTGTCCTGGACGGCTTCGGCTCGTTCACCAACGAGTTCCTCGCCGCGTCATGA
- a CDS encoding VOC family protein, whose amino-acid sequence MTIGSISEIGYVSLGTRDLRASIENAENILGLTPVEITGTKAYFGSGTGTRDLVYTVSDIDGADHFGLIAPTLDELHAIRAKVDRAGYRVVADQPYEDYIEAGFAFVGPEGFTFHVHLGPTRWAVRAGGFGPDRLGHITVRTQHTVAFAKFLVDVFDFRVSDRIGVSAGFFLRCNPDHHGIALIESTWSGLHHHAWETQSIADIGRLGDRLARAGSRLVWGPVRHGAGHNIAAYYEEPNGAIIELYTDLERIYDKERPEIVWDPEDQYWLNQWDGNMPVRMTTAGCPLFDR is encoded by the coding sequence ATGACCATCGGATCGATTTCCGAGATCGGCTACGTCTCGCTGGGGACGCGCGATTTGCGCGCCTCAATCGAGAACGCGGAGAACATCCTCGGCCTCACTCCCGTGGAGATCACGGGGACCAAGGCGTACTTCGGTTCCGGCACGGGCACGCGCGACCTGGTCTACACGGTCTCCGATATCGATGGTGCCGACCACTTCGGTCTCATCGCACCCACCCTCGACGAGCTCCACGCCATCCGAGCCAAGGTCGACCGGGCCGGCTACCGGGTCGTCGCCGATCAGCCGTATGAGGACTACATCGAGGCAGGGTTCGCGTTCGTGGGGCCCGAGGGCTTCACGTTCCACGTGCATCTGGGCCCCACCCGCTGGGCTGTCCGCGCCGGCGGGTTCGGCCCCGACCGTCTCGGCCATATCACCGTCCGCACGCAGCACACTGTCGCCTTCGCGAAGTTTCTGGTCGACGTCTTCGACTTCCGTGTCTCCGACCGGATCGGTGTGTCTGCGGGGTTCTTCCTGCGCTGCAACCCCGATCACCACGGGATCGCTCTCATCGAGAGCACCTGGAGCGGACTGCACCACCACGCCTGGGAGACACAGTCGATCGCCGACATCGGCCGCCTGGGCGATCGCCTCGCCCGTGCGGGCTCCCGCCTCGTGTGGGGCCCGGTGCGCCACGGCGCCGGCCATAACATCGCGGCCTACTACGAAGAGCCCAACGGCGCGATCATCGAGCTCTACACCGATCTCGAGCGTATCTACGACAAGGAGCGCCCCGAGATCGTCTGGGACCCGGAGGATCAGTACTGGCTGAACCAGTGGGACGGCAACATGCCCGTTCGCATGACCACCGCCGGCTGCCCGCTGTTCGACCGCTGA